From the genome of Pseudomonadota bacterium:
TCGTCAAAAAAGGTTGTTGCATTGATGATATTTATAACACTGCACCGAGCCGGGAAATTATCCGCCAGGTCAGATTGTCCATTAATTATCGGTTGATCCGGACAGAGGATAAAGGCGTCATCCGTCTTCTCCCGGATGTATCCTGAAAGCCTGACCAGTTTCCCTGGAGCTTCCGAGGTCATGACCTGCACAAAAATAACCGGACGGAAATTGTATTCGTCCTTATGTCCCTTTTTGACAATGTGGATGGACTTGTCCGCACACATATCAAGCTCAAGGGCAATGGTCTCGCCCGGGGCAACGTAAAAGACATCTTTGGGATTAAGATCGATCTTGCCGTTTGCCGGCACCTTGGCCAGGATGGGCTCTTCTCCATCATTGCACAGTTCCACCTTGCTGACATACATCCTGATTTTGCTGTACCAGCCGGCCGGGACATTATTATCAAGGGCAAACAGGGTGGATTCGGTTTCAAGTTTCAGGAGATCGATGGTCTCCCCGGCATCTGAAGTGAAGATTGTGACTTTTTCCTGATCATCGTCTTCCGGCAGAAGCAGAATTTCATGGATGGTGACTTTAATCTCGTCAAAATCATTTGAGGGCGAATCGGTTAAAAACAATGCCACACTGCCGACGGAATCAGCTGCTCCGGAAGTAGTGCCATCGCCCCCTCCGCCGCAGGCAAATAAGAGAAATACTGAGAGAACAACCACAGCAATCGTACCAATGAGATAAGGTTCTTTCTTCATCACGACACCTCCAGAATTTCTTATGCAACTAACTGCAATCAATAATATTTATTCGTAAACAAAATGCCAATTGGGTATAGATTTTTCCAAGATGGTATGTAACGTC
Proteins encoded in this window:
- a CDS encoding DUF4382 domain-containing protein, encoding MKKEPYLIGTIAVVVLSVFLLFACGGGGDGTTSGAADSVGSVALFLTDSPSNDFDEIKVTIHEILLLPEDDDQEKVTIFTSDAGETIDLLKLETESTLFALDNNVPAGWYSKIRMYVSKVELCNDGEEPILAKVPANGKIDLNPKDVFYVAPGETIALELDMCADKSIHIVKKGHKDEYNFRPVIFVQVMTSEAPGKLVRLSGYIREKTDDAFILCPDQPIINGQSDLADNFPARCSVINIINATTFFDENGDQTDFADLEIGDAAQVIGKYQYSPDDPSMLLHFEAYVVEIGIFLRLEGIIQSVPEIVDGKGTFLFAISPGQGINGEVIVMAIVPVGTGVFNKAGETIALNDLEVGEMAVIDGILDVTQAPDILKAALIVSGQRQPATELTGILTDMTDDTLTVTPEGGDPVCVRLVIDTHYFKLIIDDNGFTQEKITKDDLVGNEQLRIYVLPGDPCPVAEDVFVIIDQTT